DNA sequence from the Chitinophaga flava genome:
AAGGCTACCGGCACGTGGTCCTGGAAAGTTTTCAGCTGATAGGAAAGGATAATCTGCTCACCTTTCACCGTGGAGGTGAAATCAAACTGATAATATTCGTTTTTGAAATGTACCGGAGATTGATCCAGTGACCATTGAACGGGGGTATGAATGATGACCTGATAGTCCTGTTGATAAGGATAACGGATGGCCAGCGGTGTTTTCCTTTTTTCATCCGTCATATAGGGTAATATATCCGATGGAGACTGAGCGGCCAGAGAGAACAGGAGTTTGTTGGTACTGCTGTCCTTTTTCCAGAGATGATGGATCAGATAACTTTCCCGGATGCGGAGGATGTTACTGTCTGGGTCATCGTGCAGCAGGAGAGAGTCTTTGGTGGTTATTTCCCCATAAAATTTCTGGTAGAAGCGGAGAAAGGTTTTCTCTTTTTCCCAGATGCTGGCAGACGCCATCGCGGCCCTTTGTGCATCAGCGTCTTCTTTGAACCAGGATGTGGTGACCTGCAGAGAGCCATCTTGTCCTTCTGCTTCCGGGAGCGTGAATTTTTCCCGGATTACCAGCTGCCCGCTGTTTTTTTTGAGGATAGGCGTCAGCTGTGTAGTGGTATCGGTGATCACAAGGGCTTGCTGATAATCAGGTTCGCAGAAGCCCGCCAGCTGTCCGCGCTGATAGGAGATGGTGGCATCGAGCCAGTAGGTTTTGCCCCCAAGAGTAGCATATACGATGGCATGGTTAAAAGCGGTGGGTGAGGGCAACAGGCTGCTGACAGTCCCTTTCGTATCAGTATTAACATAAGCCATGCGGGCATTGATACCGTTGGCGTTGAGCAGGGTGCACAACAGCAGGGATTTGTCTTTACAATCACCGAAACGTTGCGCCAGTACTTTGTCGGGAGCGTTGGCACGATGGGAATATTCTCCCATTTCTATACCCATATAGCGGATATCGTCCTGCACAAACCGGAGCGCCTGCCGGAGGTAGGTTTCCGGGTTGCCGCCGGAAGATTGTTTCAGGGCCGTGATCTTGCGTTTGACTGCCTCTCCGGGAGAAGGGATGGTGTTGACACCTTGTGCCCATTGCGCTACTTCTTTCCAGTTGTTGTATTCACTGATCTGTATACGGACAAAAGGATTATACCAGGAAGGCTGGTTATTGGTATTGTCGGTCTCCTTTTGTTCAATCCTGTTCCATTCGTAAACGGTAAGCCCTTGCCAGCTGCGCTGCTGAGGCATGGCGGCGTTATTGAATGGTTTGAAGTACAGTTTTCTTTGCGGGTTGGTGATAATGTTATTGTAGTAATTGACAATAGGTTCCAGGGTTACCTGATAAAGCCGGACATCTATTTTATTGTCGAAGATAGGGTTGGTGCCGGTAACGGAGAAGCTGTATTCTATCTGGTCGCCTTTACGAACATCTTCGAGGATGAGGAAGGCGGTATAGGTGCCGCTGTAGATAAAGCGGGACAGATCCTGTTCCTGCTGCAGCACTTTAAAGGAGGCGGTTGGCAGACGGTTTATTTCCTGACCATTCCTTCTGATGATGATGCTGTGGAAGCTCAGTTTTTCGTATTGAGGGTTGTAGTTGACAGATATCTCTGAGCCGTTTTGTATGCCGGCTTCTGATACGATCTGCCGGATATAGTGATGGTAGGTAGTTTTCAGTTCTGCGTGTTGCTGTTCTTCTGCCAGCAGGAGGTAGTATCCATCGACGATGTTGTTGGCATTGGGTTTTTTATGCAGGTCGGGTTGCCAGGGTACCAGCCATGATGGCCTGGGACTGGTATTGATGTGGGTGTTTCGGGCTGTTGTTACTGCGGGCAGGAATGCCAGCAGTAACAACAGTAGTCTGCTCACGGTATAGGTCATCGGGTAGGGGTTTTTAGCTTGTGCGGTATTACTGCTGCTCCGCGGTGAGCAGGTATACCGCAAAGGAAGCCAGCCAGTGTTCGCCGGCATAGTCTCCGCTGGCGATCTGTGGAAAAGATGTCAGCAGGTGTTTGTTGGCGAGGGCCTGGATGGCCTGTTGGTTTTTGCCGCCATGGCGTGCGATGGCTTCAAGGCACCAGGTGCGGCTGAGATTGAGGCCGTCGAGGTGAACGAGTTTGCCATCAGTACGGTCTTTCACCTGGCCGGGCTGCAGAATGGTGATCGGATTTTTGAACAGGCCTGGTAAAAAAGCGTATAGCCATGGGCGATATTCTTTTTCAGGCATGATACGGCGCATCAGGTCAGCTTCTTCCAGGCTGGGAGACAGGAAATCGTAGCCACCTGGTTCCCATTCAATGGGAGCATTTTTATCTTTTGCATAGAAACGCATTGCTGCGTCATGGATGGCTGTCTGCAAGGCCTGGTCATGGGTTGTTTGAGCATAGTCCCAGGCGAGGCACAGGCCGAAAGCCAGGTTGGTATGTTCACCTACGCGGATGGGATACATCAGTTTACCCAGGAAGTCGATATAGGATGCTGCGAAATGGCTGGCGAGGGGCTGTACGTTGCGGCTCAGTTCTTTGCCCAGAGGGTCGTTCCAGGTAAGTAGCTCCCGTTGCAGCTGCAGCAGCCAGCTCCAGCCATAAATACGTTCGAAGCTTTTGTTTTCCTTGCTTTTAAACAGCTGTAGTTCTGTTTGAATATTGGCTGCAGAAAGATGTTGCGCCAGCCGGGAACGGATCTCGGCAGCCCTTTCCATGTCAGGGTACATTTTCAGGAGGCGTACCAGCATCCAGTGGCCATGTACACTGCTATGCCAGTCGAAGCAGCCGTAGAAAGCCGGATGATAGGAGGAAGGAGCGCCCAGCAGGGTGCTGTCCGCAAATACAATCCCTGTTTTGTAAGGATACTGCAGGTCGAGGCACTTCAGGGGAAGGGCTGCCAGCTGGTTTGCTGTATGGACCGTCATTTTAGGCAGCTGTTCGTGGCTCATTTTATTCGTTTGTGCGTTGATAGCAACCGGGAATAATAAAAAGATGGCAAGTCGGGTGATGGATCTCACGGAAAAACAGATTATCGGTTAAATAAAAGCTTCACATAAAACATGGGATTACCCAGTTTTTTCCGCAGGTCTACCTCGTGGAACATGCAAGACATCAGGTCTTTCAGCTGTTTATTGCGGGAGCCCATTTTCATAAGCAGATTAAACAACCACGGGTATTTAATCAGTTTCTGCAGTTTGGTGCTGACTTCCAGTTCCGGGCCGAGGATGCGGTATACATCGAGGTCGTAGGCATCGAGGAAACTATCGGAGAAGTCGTTGGCCGCAATGGCAGCTGCAGCCTGTCTGGCTGCAATCTGGCCGGAGTAGAGTGCATTGCCGATACCTTCGCCGGTAAAGGGATCTATCAGATAACCAGCATCACCGATCAGCATATAGCGCTCTCCATGCAGCTTTCTTTTTTTACTGCCCAGGGGAAGCCCGTATCCTTCGATATTGCCAATAAGTGTCGAATCTTTAAACCGCTCTTTCATCACCGGGTCGGTGGCGAGTGTATCGAGCATGAGTTTTTTCAGGTTCACTTTTTTGTTGCGGGTGACGCTGCTGAGGATACCCACTCCCACATTCGCTTCGCCATTGGGAAGCGGGAATACCCAGAAATAGCCGGGCAGCATGCTTTTCAGGAAGTGTAGTTCAATGAAACCATCAGGATTGAGGTTGGAAATACCTTTGTAGTAAGCCCGGATGCCGGCTACATAATGTTCCGGTTCCATTTTAATACCGGCAACATCTTTGGTAAAAGAAGAATGAGCGCCGTTGGCCACCAGCACCAGGTCTGCTTTTACCTGGAACTTACCTTCCTTATCGGAAAGATGATATCCATCTTCCTTCAGTTCATATTTATCGATGCTAACCCCTTCGAATAAGCGGATTTCTGGGCGGCGTTTTAATTCTTCTACCAGGAAGTTATCAAAGTCGATGCGTTTGCAGACGAAGCCGCGGGGATCATTTCTGTTGTTCTGGTAATCCAGTCTGTAGGGGATGTCCATTCCGATACGATTAGGGGCAACAAATGTCACACCCCAGCTATCCATTTTAAAGGCGGCCTGCTGGAGGCGCTGACCGATGCCTTTGTCTATACGTTCCAGGATAGTCAATACTTTTCCACTTAATCCATCTCCGCATACCTTGTCTCTCGGGAAAACCGCCTTATCCACCACAATACATGATATCCCCAGTTGTGCCAGTTGTAATGCGGCACAGGCGCCACCAGGTCCGGCACCTATAATACAAACTTTAGTTTCCATTTTTTGTTGATAGTATTACCTGATGGTAAGATACGTAATTGTTAGCGGTACGTATTTATATTATTAAAACATTGCATGTCAAAACCCTTGTGCTGACAGCAGGTAAACACTTATCTTTACGACCTTAAAAAACAAAAGTTATGTTTGATTTATTTGGCAAGTTGACGCAGATCCAGCAGAAAATGAAAGAAGGTAAAGAGCGTCTGGCAAAAGTTACGCTGGAAGCCGAAGCCGGCGATGGTGCGGTAAAAGTAGCAGTAGATGGCAACCGTCAGGTAAAAAGTATTGAAATAGCGGAGCGCCTTTTTGCTCCTGAGCATAAAGAAGAAATGGAAGATCTGCTGCTGACAGCGCTGAACAGAGCCCTGAAAGATGCAGAAAACTCCTGGGAAGCAGAAATGAAGAGCGCTGCCGGCGGTATGCTGGGTGGATTGCTGTAGTCCCATCAAGCATTGAACAGAAGATGCTGGTCATTGATAAGAGGCAAAGCAGGGAGGAATTAAACATATTTAGAATAAGTTTAATCTTTTCTGCTTTGTTTCTTCGTTTTTCTTCTCTTCTTTGTTCCCTGCATAAAAATTCCGGATTTCGTAAATCATTTTCCCGCCTCGCCCTTATATTTCCCGCGCAAGGTTGTTTTTTTGTGGTTGGATCAATCTAATATGAAAGTTTTTTTTCGCCGTATTCACTTATACCTGGGGCTGACGGCAGGCCTGGTTATTACCATCAGTTGCCTGACTGGTGCCTTGCTGGTATTTGAAAAAGAATTGACAGAAGCGTTTAATCATGACCGTTATTATGTACAGCCGGAGAAAGAAAGGCTTCCGCTGGACAAAATAGCTGAAATGGTGAAGCAGCAGGTACCAGGCGCAGGTGTCGCCCGTATACAGGTATATGCAGACCCTTCCCGCTCACTGGCTGTACAGCTCGAAGAAGGAAAGAAAGGCGAAAAGAAGGAAATGAAGGGAGAAGCTCCCCGTGCAGAAGGTAAAATGGGCGAAAAGCCCGCAGGCAAAAAAGGAGAAGCACCTAAAAAAGCAAAGGGCCGTACCGCCTTTGTGAACCCCTATACCGGTAAAGTCATTGAACTATATAGTTACCAGCAAACATTTTACTACCAGATATTTTCTTTACACCGCTGGCTACTGGCCGGAGATACCGGTAAGATGATCACCGGCGCGAGCACACTCATCTTTTTCTTTATTCTGATCACCGGCATTATATTATGGTGGCCCAAGACCCGCAAAATTTTACAGCAGCGCCTCAAAGTAAAGTGGGATGGCGGCTGGAAACGGTTGAACCATGATATGCACGTGGTGCTTGGGTTTTATGTCAGCATTTTCCTGTTTGTAACGGTGTTTACCGGACTTACCTGGTCTTACGAATGGTTCAGCAAGGGACTGTACGCCGTACTGGGCACCTCTCCCAAGGCTGCTGAGGCGCCAGTATCTGCGGCTGTTCCGGAAACAACCGGGAAGGTCTCCTATGAGGCAGCACTGGCACAGGTAAAACAACAGGTCCCTGATGCGCAGTATTATGCCGTAGCTATGCCCAAAGACAGCGCCGCAGCGGTACAGGTAACACTGCTGCCCGCCAGCGCCCTGCACGAAGGAGCTACCACCAGTTATTACCTCGACCAGTATAGCGGTCAGGTGCTGCAATCGCAGACTTTCAGTGAAAAGAATCTGGGTCAGAAAGTACGTAGTACGATCAAACCGCTGCATACAGGTGCTATCTTCGGACTGCCGTCTAAAATTTTTGCTTTGCTACTGGCTTTGCTGGGCGCCACTTTCCCCACTACCGGCACTATCCTGTGGATCAACAGGACCATGAAGAAAAAGAAAGCTACTAAAAACAAAAGGGAAGCGGTCACCCAACCTTGATGGCCGTGATACCCCTGATACCTGCGTAGTATCAGCGATTTTAAATAATGATTTTGTGTATGGGATGTCATTTTGATATCCCATTTTTTTTATCCTACCGCTTTCCATTCATCCTGCACTTTTGGAAATAACCATGCAAAAACGGAAGACCTGCGCTCGCTGCGGGGAATACTGTAATTGTTAAAATGCTTTGACAGTACAGCATTTTAACGTTTTTATGCTTGTTGTGGAACAGCATTTGGCATTACCTGTATGTAACAAGGAAAAGCCATGATAAACCAATATGAAGTGCCGGCTTATATAGAAGATCATATACCGGCACTTAAAAAAGCCCTGCATCAGTTTCCGGCTATTTTTCACGTGTACGACACCGTGGGGTGCTTCAGTGAATATACTGGCAGGCAGTTGCGGGAACAGAATTATGCAATAGCCGGCAAGTGCCTTCAGGTGGCCGGGAGGTTATATGAAAAAGGGAATGAAGTGGTAAAAGGGGCAATCACCCGGGTGTTTGTGCCAGCGTTAAGCCAGATTCCGCTGGGAGATGCCTTAAGCCGGATCAGGATATACTCACTGATACCGGATGCGATTTATGGTCTTTATATACAACAACAACTCAGTAGTCATGGAAACAGATGAAGAGATAATTGTTAGGGTCGCGTCTCCGGAAGACGTAGATTTTGCCCTGCCTATTGTGGCAGAAATGGAATCATCCGCCAGGGCCAGGGGCACAGGTATCTCCAAAAGAGATCCTATGGACATTAAAAAGAAGATTCTGCAGGGGAATGCGGTGATCGCATTTACGAAGAGTGGTATCTGGGCGGGGTTCTCTTATATACAAGCCTGGGAGGGTGGCCGCTTTGTATCCAACAGTGGTTTGATCGTAGTGCCGGAATTCAGGGGCCTGAAGGTAGCGGCGGCCATCAAAAAAAAGATATTTGAATTAAGTCGTTCATTATATCCATCTGCAAAAATTTTCAGTATCACTACCGGTTTGCCGGTGATGAAGTTAAATAGCCGGCTGGGATTTGAGCCGGTTACCTATACCGAAATTACGACTGACTCCAGTTTCTGGGCAGGTTGTAAGAGCTGCATTAACTATCCGATCCTGGCAGGACATCATTTTGCGAATTGCCTCTGCACCGCGATGTTGTTTACTCCGCCGGAATTGAAAGACCCTGTTCTGTTAAGTACAGCCGATTGATATGAACCGGTGATGCTTCTGCATTGCCGGTTCTCTGTTTTATAATATCTCGCACTTAAGGAAAGAGTAGGAGTGAGGCGCAATGGTTATTTTCACCCTTGCAGATATAGGCACCTGCTCATAAACCCCGGAGGGGACCCCTATCTTTCGGATAGAATAGTCACTGGTATGTAACAGAAGATAATGTTCATGTATCTCCGGATTGGAGTACCTGGCCTTGTCCAGCACCAGGACTTCAGAAGTTACTTTCCGGCGCATAGACAGATCCTTCCTGAGTTTGGCGATACTACCGATCCAGGAGGGGATGAACACGATAACATAGAAGACTGTAGCTGCCAGTATCACTGTGCCTGGACCGATGTGACCGTTCCGGGCTACAATCCCCAGGTATGCACCCCCAAGACAGAATGCAGTGAGGAAAAACACTTTCAACAGGCGCCGGTATTTCACGTTCAGATTGTTTTTCAGTATCAACACATCTTCATCGGTCATCTGGACATAGACAGGTGTGTTATCCATGATTTTCTAAGGTTAGGGGTTTGAAGGTTTCCTGCATGGAATGATATTTTTGTTCGCCGGTTACTACGTGGTGATAGTAGGCAGCTGTATATAGCAGGTATTTATTGTTTTCGTTGATATGTCCCTGGGTGATCATTTGTTCCCAGTCCATTAGGCTATCGATCTGCTGGCGGTATACTTGTAACAGTTCCTGAAAAAGTGCCAGTTGGATATTCTGTGGTAACAGTTCGGGTAGTATGTTATAGTCGAAGGCTCTGGAGAAATAGTATCGGGTGGCTTCTTCCTCTTTGGGCAGGATAGTATACAATGCCCAGGAGTACAATCCGTTGAAGAAGGCCGCAAAAGCCAGTATCAGCAAAGGGATAGGGAGTTCCCGGGCAAACAGCAGGCCGACGATCCCCATAGCCAGGAAGGTGGTGCGGGAGTATCCATGCCATATGCTTTTGCCGTTGAGGGGAAGTGCAATGCCCTCATTGGCGCTGATTTTATAGTAGGAAGAAACCGGAAATAACGGAAGGCCAATGATGAAAAATTTTGTTCTGATACCCTGGTTTTTATATTGATGTATGCTACCAGTGAATATGGTACCGATCATAATGGCCATAGCAGAAAGAATTTCCAGCAATATATAGACATTATTTTTTTGTGTAATACAACATTCATGGTATTACGGTGTCACATCGATGATCAGTAGTTTATTGATTTTGGTAGGGGAGTTGCGGAGGGTGCCGTTGAACTTCAGGTAATAGGTGCTGATGACCGCCCGGGGGATTGTTTCCAGGTTGGTTACTGCGTGATAGAGTTCTTTACCGTAGTGTTTTTTTACATGTTGTTGGAGGTCTTCAATGCTGGCATCAGGGAACAGGGCTGTTTGTGCGGAAGTATATTTCCGGCAGATAAAGAAGTTGCTGGCTTCGGGGCGAAGTTGTTCCCAGTTGCTCTGGAAGTGTTTCCAGTTTTTGATCAGTTGTTGTCCTATGCGGATGCTGGTTTCATAGCGTTGCCATACTTTCATTTTTTCGGCTTCTCCCGTGGTGATGGCGAGCATTTGTCCTTCGATGGAATGTTTAGGTGCCAGGGAGAGGAAAATGGTATCGGGGTGCCGTTCAAAATCATTGCGGCGTTGGTCTGGCGTGATCCAGTCCAGGGAAAAATAACAATCACCGAAACGCACATACGTAGTGCTGTCGCGGCTTACAACAGATACTTCATTGGACGCGATTTTTTCAGCAGCCTGGGCCGGGAGGGCTATCAGCTGCATGGTATCAATCTGAACAGGTTTTTCCTTGACTGGTGTAATTGGTTGTTGGCAGGCCATCATCAGAATGATGAATGATGGCCCTACGATATTAAATAGTGTTTTCATGGTATCTGGGATCGTGTAAAACGAACATTGGCGTTGTTACCTGTTCCCTTTCCCTGTCAGTTTATTCTTCCGCGTTGGCGGTGTTGGCAGTACTTATCTGGTTGTCTTTGTCGGTCAGGGCTCTCCACAACATATCTTTCAGCTCACTGAGTCCTTGTTGTACTACAGAGGAGATAAATACATGCGGCACATCTTTCGGCAGTTCTGCGGAGATGGCTGCTTTCAGTTCATCATCCAGCATATCGCTTTTACTGATGGCCAGCAAAAACTGTTTATCCAGGAGTTCGGGATTGTATTGTTCCAGTTCGTTGACCAGCACTTCAAACTCTTTGCGGTGATCGGCGCTGTCGGCAGGAACGAGGAATAATAATACGGCGTTTCTTTCAATATGTCGTAAAAATCGATGTCCGAGACCTTTTCCTTCGTGGGCACCTTCGATGATACCGGGGAGGTCTGCGATGCAGAATGATTTGTTGTCGCGGTATTCCACCATACCCAGTTGGGGGGTGAGGGTGGTAAAGGCATAGTCGGCCACTTTAGGTTTGGCAGCGGTGATAGTGGAGAGCAGGGTAGATTTACCAGCATTGGGAAACCCTACCAGTCCTACATCGGCCAGTACTTTGAGTTCCACTACTTTCCAGCCTTCCTGGCCAGGCATACCTGGTTGGGAGTATTCCGGTGTTTGGTTGGTAGCAGATTTAAAGTAAGCGTTGCCGCGGCCGCCCTGGCCTCCGGGTAACCAGATCACTTCCTGTCCGTCGTGCAGGATTTCGGCTTCTATCTCACCGGTTTCTTCATCTTTGGCAGTAGTGCCCAGCGGTACTTCAATGATAATATCCTTTCCGAAGCGGCCGGTGCAGTTGTCGCCACTACCGTTTTCCCCATCTTCTGCCAGCAGGTTTTTATGCCAGCGCAGGTGCAGCAGGGTCCACAGTTGTGAGTTCCCTCTCAGTATAACGTGCCCGCCTCTGCCGCCGTCGCCGCCGTCAGGACCGGCCTGAGCATTAAACTTGGTACGCATGAAGTGCATACTGCCGGCGCCGCCTTTACCAGACTTACAAAATACACGGATATAGTCTACGAAATTCGCTTTTTCCACTAATCAGATTTTAAAGAAGCAGCTGGGCTGCCCACAAAAACAAAACGCAAAGATCGTTAAGTTTAGGCTAATTAGTACACTTCCGTGTACGATAAACCCACAACTTACAATCTTTGCGTTGTTTAAGAAATAATGTTATAATATTTCTTAGTGCGGAGAAGGCAGGTTATACTTTCTCCGCTACCAGCTCATTAATTTCCTTGCACAGCAGATCAAACACCTCAGCTTCAGTGCCGTCTCCCTTTATTTTCCTGAACTTGCCGAATTTAGCGTAGTGGTCGGCTACAGGGGCTGTTTTATTATGATATTCCACAATGCGGGCTTTTACCACATCTTCTGAGGAATCGTCGCTACGACCGGAGGTCAGCCCACGGTTCAGCAGACGCTTGATCAATTCATCTTCCGGAACTTCCAAAGACAGCACCACAGATATGGCCGTTTTCTTCAGTGCCAGCAGTTTGTCCAGCGCTTCAGCCTGAGCTGTAGTACGCGGAAAACCATCAAAGATGAAACCCCGCGCTTCTGGATTGGCATCCAACTTGGAGCTGATCATACCAATTACCACCTCGTCTGGTACCAGTAAACCCTGGTCCATAAATTTGGTGGCTTCAAGGCCTAAAGGGGTTTTATTGCTAATCTCTGTACGCAGCAAATCGCCTGTAGACAGGTGTATAAGTCCGTACTTATCTATTATCTTAGTACTTTGTGTACCCTTGCCGCTACCGGGAGGGCCAAATAAAATGAGATTGACCATGTTTAATTAAAATCTACTTTACTCGCAAGGTTGCAAATATAACAAACAATTGAATGTATTGGCAATTAAAATTGCGATTGGTTAAATAATGTAAAAGAATTGGACAAAATAGTAAAGATATTTTAATATTTATGGTAAAACCATAAAATATCTTTAAAAAGATATTCTAATTTAACGAATATCTTGCGATTTGACAAAATCATATAGAAATAATTAATAATTATTTGATAGTCAGGCCTTGCTAATGAATTCTTGCCTGATTATTTGTAAGTTTATGACATGAGGAAACAATTATTGGTAGCAGGACTTACGGGCTTGCTTATGACTGGGAGCGCTATACCTATGCCACCAGGCGTTATGAACAGAAAAAAACACAAAAGAGTCAACACTACTTCCACCCAGCCACAAGATAAGGCTTCTCAATGGGTTGACAGCGTATTTCAATCCCTGACACCAGAGGAACGTATTGCCCAACTTATCGTGATCAGAGCCCACTCCAACCTGGGACAGGATCATATCAATGCTGTAGTTAAAGACATCAAAGACAACAAAGTAGGTGGATTGATCTTCTTTCAGGGTGGCCCCGTAAGAGAAGCCAACCTTACCAATTATTACCAATCTATCTCCAAAGTGCCCCTCCTCATCTCTGTAGACGGGGAATGGGGACTCGGCATGCGCCTGGACAGCGTGATCTCTCTGCCTCGCAATATGATGATCGGCGCCACCAGAGATACCGCCCTGGCTTATGAAGCAGGCCGTGTAATGGGTGAACAATGCAAACGCATCGGTATCCATCTCGATTTCGCCCCCGATATGGATATTAATAATAACCCCAACAATCCGGTTATCAACGACCGCTCCTTTGGGGAAAACAAATACCAGGTAGCCCGTCTCGGCGTTGCTTCCGTCCGTGGTATGCAATCCACCGGCGTAATGGCCTGTGCCAAACACTTCCCTGGCCACGGCGATACCAACGTAGACTCTCACTTCGACCTGCCATCCATCAACAAGAGCCGTCAGGCCCTCGACTCCCTGGAATTGTATCCTTTCCGGGAAGCGATCGCAGCAGGCGTAGGCTCCATCATGGTAGGCCATCTCTTTATCCCGGCCATCGACAATAAACCGAATACACCCACTTCCATCTCTTATAAAGCAGTAACCCAACTGCTGAAAAACGAACTGGGCTATAAAGGCCTGGTAGTTACCGATGCCCTCGAAATGAAAGGCATTGCAAAATTCTATTCCAAAGGACAGGAATCCTTACAGTCGCTGCTGGCAGGCAACGACCTGATGATACTGCCTTCTACCGCAGCCGGTAGCGTATCGGCTATTATGAAGGGTATCAGAAGAGGCCAGATCAGTCAGCAGGAAGTAGATGCCCGCGTGAAAAAAGTGTTGCGCGCCAAATACGACCTCGGCCTCTGGAAATCGCAACAGATCGACGTCAACAATCTGACAAACGATCTCAATGCCATGACCGACACTCTTACCCGTCGCATCGCAGAAAAAGCCATCACGCTGGTAAAGAATGATAAACAGCTCATTCCTTTCTCTCCAGCCATGACCCAGCAAAAGCTGGCTGTGATCGCAGTTGGTGCCGATGGTCACAATGCCTTCCTGGATGCCGTAAAAGCTTATAAACCAGGCACAGACGCATTTATCTTTACCTCCCGTCAAAGTGTGGAACAGATCGCGCCTATTGTGTCCAGGATTCAGCGCGATTATAAAGCAGTGATTATCAGTGTACATGGCTTCAGCCGCCGTCCGGCTAACAACTTCGGGCTGTCTCTCGCACAGCGCCTGATTGTAAAACATTTACAACAGGAGATGCCTTCTGCTACCGTTATATTCGGTAACCCGTACGCTATTCAGCACTGGTGCGATGCGCCTGCTATCGTAGCTGCCTATGAAGATGACAGCATCACCCAGAAAGTAGCTGCCGATCTGCTGTTTGGTAAACTGGGCCCTCAGGGTAAACTGCCGGTGACGGTATGCCCCGGTATGCCGGAAGGAACTGGTATCACTTATGAAGTAAACAGGTATACCCAGCTGCCTACTGATGCTCCTGCTGCAGTAGGTGTTAATGAAGCTCACCTGGCTGGCATTGATGCCCTCGCTAATGACATGATCACCCGCAATGCGGCCCCGGGCTGCGAAGTGCTGGCCATGAAAGACGGTAAAATTATCTACAACCGTACCTTCGGTCATTATGAATACAATCGCCAGGAACCGGTAGCACCCGGATCTATTTATGATCTGGCTTCTGTGACCAAGGTATGTGCTACCACTATCTCCATCATGCGCCTGTATGATGAAGGAAAAGTAAGCCTGGAGGGCACACTGGGCGACTACCTGCCCTTTGTAAAAGGTACCGATAAAGCCGGATTAAAAGTCCGTGATGTGTTGTTGCACCAGGCCGGACTGGTACCGTTTATTCCGTTCTACAAAGAAACCTTATATCCTGACGGCCGTCCGGATACAGCGG
Encoded proteins:
- a CDS encoding DUF3857 domain-containing protein, which translates into the protein MTYTVSRLLLLLLAFLPAVTTARNTHINTSPRPSWLVPWQPDLHKKPNANNIVDGYYLLLAEEQQHAELKTTYHHYIRQIVSEAGIQNGSEISVNYNPQYEKLSFHSIIIRRNGQEINRLPTASFKVLQQEQDLSRFIYSGTYTAFLILEDVRKGDQIEYSFSVTGTNPIFDNKIDVRLYQVTLEPIVNYYNNIITNPQRKLYFKPFNNAAMPQQRSWQGLTVYEWNRIEQKETDNTNNQPSWYNPFVRIQISEYNNWKEVAQWAQGVNTIPSPGEAVKRKITALKQSSGGNPETYLRQALRFVQDDIRYMGIEMGEYSHRANAPDKVLAQRFGDCKDKSLLLCTLLNANGINARMAYVNTDTKGTVSSLLPSPTAFNHAIVYATLGGKTYWLDATISYQRGQLAGFCEPDYQQALVITDTTTQLTPILKKNSGQLVIREKFTLPEAEGQDGSLQVTTSWFKEDADAQRAAMASASIWEKEKTFLRFYQKFYGEITTKDSLLLHDDPDSNILRIRESYLIHHLWKKDSSTNKLLFSLAAQSPSDILPYMTDEKRKTPLAIRYPYQQDYQVIIHTPVQWSLDQSPVHFKNEYYQFDFTSTVKGEQIILSYQLKTFQDHVPVAFLHQYTREIKEIQGTTSLDLTYKPAFMRAPNRPAVQGNWLAIVLVLLAMAVFSHLAILYYRHSILPVQHPLEPLPIGGWLSLLAIGLVFSPMFDFWYLCNADVFKYDVWVTVSSRKDLGNISLVQLYLIGEIIIKAFLLCYAILLAVLFFNRRDTFPFALATYYFITILYLFAGNHLSDYYFGEGGTQKNIWGQDSLVWPLARMALWIPYLRMSPRAKATFIMPHPALLRD
- a CDS encoding DUF2891 domain-containing protein; protein product: MRSITRLAIFLLFPVAINAQTNKMSHEQLPKMTVHTANQLAALPLKCLDLQYPYKTGIVFADSTLLGAPSSYHPAFYGCFDWHSSVHGHWMLVRLLKMYPDMERAAEIRSRLAQHLSAANIQTELQLFKSKENKSFERIYGWSWLLQLQRELLTWNDPLGKELSRNVQPLASHFAASYIDFLGKLMYPIRVGEHTNLAFGLCLAWDYAQTTHDQALQTAIHDAAMRFYAKDKNAPIEWEPGGYDFLSPSLEEADLMRRIMPEKEYRPWLYAFLPGLFKNPITILQPGQVKDRTDGKLVHLDGLNLSRTWCLEAIARHGGKNQQAIQALANKHLLTSFPQIASGDYAGEHWLASFAVYLLTAEQQ
- a CDS encoding NAD(P)/FAD-dependent oxidoreductase, translating into METKVCIIGAGPGGACAALQLAQLGISCIVVDKAVFPRDKVCGDGLSGKVLTILERIDKGIGQRLQQAAFKMDSWGVTFVAPNRIGMDIPYRLDYQNNRNDPRGFVCKRIDFDNFLVEELKRRPEIRLFEGVSIDKYELKEDGYHLSDKEGKFQVKADLVLVANGAHSSFTKDVAGIKMEPEHYVAGIRAYYKGISNLNPDGFIELHFLKSMLPGYFWVFPLPNGEANVGVGILSSVTRNKKVNLKKLMLDTLATDPVMKERFKDSTLIGNIEGYGLPLGSKKRKLHGERYMLIGDAGYLIDPFTGEGIGNALYSGQIAARQAAAAIAANDFSDSFLDAYDLDVYRILGPELEVSTKLQKLIKYPWLFNLLMKMGSRNKQLKDLMSCMFHEVDLRKKLGNPMFYVKLLFNR
- a CDS encoding YbaB/EbfC family nucleoid-associated protein, with product MFDLFGKLTQIQQKMKEGKERLAKVTLEAEAGDGAVKVAVDGNRQVKSIEIAERLFAPEHKEEMEDLLLTALNRALKDAENSWEAEMKSAAGGMLGGLL
- a CDS encoding PepSY-associated TM helix domain-containing protein; amino-acid sequence: MKVFFRRIHLYLGLTAGLVITISCLTGALLVFEKELTEAFNHDRYYVQPEKERLPLDKIAEMVKQQVPGAGVARIQVYADPSRSLAVQLEEGKKGEKKEMKGEAPRAEGKMGEKPAGKKGEAPKKAKGRTAFVNPYTGKVIELYSYQQTFYYQIFSLHRWLLAGDTGKMITGASTLIFFFILITGIILWWPKTRKILQQRLKVKWDGGWKRLNHDMHVVLGFYVSIFLFVTVFTGLTWSYEWFSKGLYAVLGTSPKAAEAPVSAAVPETTGKVSYEAALAQVKQQVPDAQYYAVAMPKDSAAAVQVTLLPASALHEGATTSYYLDQYSGQVLQSQTFSEKNLGQKVRSTIKPLHTGAIFGLPSKIFALLLALLGATFPTTGTILWINRTMKKKKATKNKREAVTQP
- a CDS encoding DUF7674 family protein; this translates as MINQYEVPAYIEDHIPALKKALHQFPAIFHVYDTVGCFSEYTGRQLREQNYAIAGKCLQVAGRLYEKGNEVVKGAITRVFVPALSQIPLGDALSRIRIYSLIPDAIYGLYIQQQLSSHGNR